The proteins below come from a single Micropterus dolomieu isolate WLL.071019.BEF.003 ecotype Adirondacks linkage group LG05, ASM2129224v1, whole genome shotgun sequence genomic window:
- the fam43a gene encoding protein FAM43A has translation MLPWKKNKFDLIEEDKQSKQKGYAVSLNYSALTSFAKSCPESALNRVGSMFKSKRKKVKITSEDPTYTVLYLGNATTIQSKGDGCTDVAVSKIWGKSEMGKNGTKMRLTISSQGIRMVHVDEKARRPGHLYLLHRITYCVADPRLPKIFAWIYRHEMKHKAVMLRCHAVLVSKPEKAKAMALLLYQTSATALAEFKRLKRRDDARHQQQQLIGEQTIPLVPLRKLLNGQCYYKPPVERSRSAPKLGSITEDLVGEEEEEKSMHFECEDILDTDDDCVANGKQELTQIINDLGEMSIGNDVQTLKADLRVTRLLSGESTGSESSIESNQEPPALINGFEEVKVQDIA, from the coding sequence ATGCTGCCTTGGAAGAAGAATAAGTTCGACCTGATTGAGGAAGACAAGCAGTCCAAGCAGAAGGGCTATGCTGTGAGTCTCAACTACTCTGCGCTCACCTCCTTCGCCAAGTCCTGCCCCGAGAGCGCACTCAACAGGGTGGGCAGCATGTTCAAGTCAAAGAGGAAAAAGGTGAAGATCACCAGCGAGGACCCCACTTATACGGTGCTCTACCTAGGGAATGCCACCACCATACAGTCCAAAGGAGACGGCTGCACGGACGTGGCGGTGAGCAAGATCTGGGGCAAAAGTGAAATGGGCAAGAACGGCACCAAGATGAGGCTGACCATCAGCTCGCAGGGCATCCGGATGGTGCATGTGGACGAAAAGGCCAGGAGGCCGGGACACTTGTACTTGCTGCACCGGATAACCTACTGCGTCGCGGACCCGAGGCTACCCAAGATTTTCGCCTGGATTTACAGGCACGAAATGAAGCACAAGGCCGTGATGCTGCGCTGCCACGCAGTGCTGGTGTCAAAGCCGGAGAAGGCAAAGGCCATGGCGCTGCTGCTGTACCAGACCTCGGCCACGGCCCTGGCCGAGTTCAAAAGACTAAAACGGAGGGACGACGCCaggcaccagcagcagcagctcataGGGGAACAGACAATCCCGTTGGTCCCACTCAGGAAGCTGCTGAACGGACAGTGTTACTACAAACCCCCGGTGGAACGCAGCCGAAGCGCGCCCAAGCTGGGCTCCATCACAGAGGACTTGGtcggggaggaggaggaggagaaatcCATGCACTTTGAGTGTGAGGACATTCTGGACACGGACGATGATTGTGTTGCCAACGGTAAACAGGAGTTGACTCAGATTATTAATGACTTGGGAGAGATGAGCATAGGAAACGATGTGCAGACACTGAAAGCAGATCTCAGAGTCACCagacttctgtctggagagagCACGGGGAGCGAATCCTCTATAGAGAGCAACCAGGAGCCCCCTGCGCTCATTAATGGGTTCGAGGAGGTAAAGGTGCAGGATATTGCCTGA